From a region of the Zingiber officinale cultivar Zhangliang chromosome 4B, Zo_v1.1, whole genome shotgun sequence genome:
- the LOC121978072 gene encoding UDP-glycosyltransferase 83A1-like has protein sequence MGLPHVLAMPYPAQGHVIPIMEVCHCLVDHGFKVTFVNTEFNHKRLLAALSEESTMEHIVLVSVPDGLGPGDDRNDLGSLTEALMKVMPRNLEELIEKSNETEDPMTCMLVDETMGWALEVGRKKGLRSSAYWPGCAQMLATKLSIPELVSRGVIDGYGKLISEHEPFQLGPGMPFIDESHLIWNLIGDGSDGRTKEIVFNNIVHNNRFINVAEFILCNSFKEIEEPTFRYNPKILPIGPLLTGLRPSRAVGHFWPEDAACLSWLDEQQPGSVVYVAFGSFTIFDRLQFQEFALGLEATGRPFLWVVRSDLTDSSADVYPDGFKERVGDRGRIVGWAPQQKVLAHPSVACFVSHCGWNSIIEGVKNGKLFLCWPYFGDHFLDQIYICDDWKVGLRLTPDESGIVKREQLKSKVEELLSNEEMRTRASMLKENAQQNINEGGASLENLKTFMNAFKA, from the exons ATGGGCTTACCACACGTTCTCGCTATGCCATACCCTGCTCAAGGCCATGTCATTCCCATAATGGAGGTCTGCCACTGCTTGGTGGATCACGGCTTCAAGGTCACCTTCGTCAATACCGAGTTCAACCACAAACGTCTGCTCGCCGCGTTGTCCgaggagagcaccatggagcatATCGTTCTGGTCTCGGTCCCTGACGGATTGGGGCCGGGGGATGACCGGAACGATCTCGGGAGTCTCACGGAAGCATTAATGAAGGTGATGCCGCGGAACTTGGAGGAACTAATCGAGAAGAGCAACGAAACAGAGGATCCGATGACTTGCATGTTGGTGGATGAAACCATGGGATGGGCTCTCGAGGTTGGCCGGAAGAAGGGTCTCCGGTCATCCGCGTACTGGCCAGGCTGCGCCCAGATGCTGGCCACTAAGCTGAGCATTCCGGAGTTGGTTTCGAGAGGTGTCATCGACGGCTATG GCAAACTAATCTCAGAACATGAGCCGTTCCAGCTCGGTCCCGGCATGCCATTCATCGACGAGTCCCACTTGATATGGAATCTAATTGGAGATGGGTCAGATGGCAGAACCAAAGAAATAGTGTTTaacaacatcgtccacaacaaCAGGTTCATCAACGTCGCTGAGTTCATCCTCTGCAACTCCTTCAAAGAGATCGAAGAGCCAACCTTCCGCTACAATCCAAAGATTCTTCCCATCGGGCCGTTGCTCACCGGCCTCCGGCCGAGCCGCGCCGTGGGGCACTTCTGGCCGGAGGACGCGGCCTGCTTGTCGTGGCTGGACGAGCAGCAGCCGGGTTCCGTCGTCTACGTGGCCTTCGGGAGCTTCACCATCTTCGACCGCCTCCAGTTCCAGGAGTTCGCGCTTGGCCTGGAGGCTACTGGCCGACCGTTCTTGTGGGTGGTGCGGTCCGACCTCACCGACAGCTCTGCCGATGTTTATCCGGATGGATTCAAAGAGCGTGTCGGAGACAGAGGGAGGATTGTGGGTTGGGCACCGCAACAGAAGGTGCTGGCTCACCCTTCCGTCGCTTGCTTCGTGTCTCACTGCGGTTGGAACTCCATCATAGAAGGAGTCAAGAACGGGAAGCTCTTCCTTTGCTGGCCATATTTTGGAGACCACTTCCTGGACCAAATCTATATTTGTGACGATTGGAAGGTGGGTCTGCGCTTGACGCCTGACGAGAGTGGGATCGTTAAGCGGGAACAGCTGAAATCCAAGGTAGAAGAGTTGCTTTCGAACGAGGAGATGAGAACAAGGGCATCGATGTTGAAGGAGAACGCCCAGCAGAACATTAACGAAGGAGGCGCCTCGCTGGAGAATCTTAAGACCTTTATGAATGCTTTCAAGGCCTAG